From the genome of Rathayibacter sp. VKM Ac-2759, one region includes:
- a CDS encoding alpha/beta hydrolase: MADRKRTRDLEKRIDDTSGSDAQVENAQLARMLDRLLAVQRPAVLANIRALRRRRPNATPEQLITSLERQYLASVAAGGAAIGATAVVPGLGTVTSVALSGAGAAGFLEASALFAQSVTEVHGIPLVDPERARALVLTLMMGSSGSDLVRQVAGQATGGGAGLNQYWGSVVTKGLPSFLVGEIADRAKRSFTRHFLTQQGAGLVGRAMPFGIGAAIGGVGNAMLGRRVVQSARDAFGPAPQVFANALVLEPTRAERKALAAGPAEPLELYVRDYGGSGERVALLLHGLASDSRVWYALVPTLQEHGYRVIAPDLAGHGGSPKSPSYSSERWAGDVRASVLQTPDLIIGHGLGAVVAARLADAYRPERLVLLDPAFSDSRGLGGALHRAGSLVQVEKGDADDVRRRHPIWTDEQIELDVSAHRLWDPASASGLTAKDAADAPEGFTVPTLAVLPEDPLGHASLASVLTGRGVEVRTVPGAGASILREDRAALIAALADRI; the protein is encoded by the coding sequence ATGGCCGACCGCAAGCGCACGCGCGACCTCGAGAAGCGGATCGACGACACGTCGGGCTCGGACGCCCAGGTCGAGAACGCGCAGCTCGCCAGGATGCTCGATCGGCTCCTCGCCGTCCAGCGTCCCGCCGTGCTCGCGAACATCCGCGCCCTGCGCCGCCGCCGGCCGAACGCGACTCCGGAGCAGCTCATCACTTCGCTCGAGCGCCAGTACCTTGCGAGCGTCGCCGCCGGAGGCGCGGCCATCGGCGCCACCGCGGTCGTCCCGGGGCTCGGCACCGTCACCTCCGTCGCCCTGTCCGGGGCGGGCGCGGCCGGCTTCCTCGAGGCCAGCGCGCTCTTCGCGCAGTCGGTGACCGAGGTGCACGGCATCCCCCTCGTCGACCCCGAGCGGGCGCGGGCGCTCGTGCTCACCCTGATGATGGGCTCCTCGGGCAGCGACCTCGTGCGCCAGGTCGCCGGGCAGGCGACCGGAGGCGGGGCCGGTCTCAACCAGTACTGGGGATCGGTCGTGACGAAGGGCCTGCCGTCCTTCCTCGTGGGCGAGATCGCCGACCGGGCGAAGCGCTCCTTCACCCGGCACTTCCTCACCCAGCAGGGCGCCGGGCTCGTCGGGCGCGCCATGCCGTTCGGCATCGGCGCGGCCATCGGAGGCGTCGGCAACGCGATGCTCGGCCGCCGCGTCGTGCAGAGCGCCCGCGACGCCTTCGGCCCCGCCCCGCAGGTCTTCGCGAACGCGCTGGTCCTCGAGCCCACCCGCGCCGAGCGGAAGGCGCTCGCGGCCGGGCCCGCCGAGCCGCTCGAGCTCTACGTGCGCGACTACGGCGGATCGGGCGAGCGGGTGGCGCTGCTGCTGCACGGACTCGCCTCGGACTCGCGCGTCTGGTACGCGCTCGTCCCCACGCTGCAAGAGCACGGCTACCGGGTGATCGCGCCCGACCTCGCCGGGCACGGCGGGTCACCGAAGTCGCCGTCCTACTCGTCCGAGCGCTGGGCGGGCGACGTGCGGGCGTCGGTGCTGCAGACTCCGGACCTGATCATCGGCCACGGCCTGGGCGCCGTCGTCGCCGCACGGCTCGCCGACGCCTACCGGCCCGAGCGGCTGGTCCTCCTGGACCCCGCCTTCTCGGACTCCCGAGGGCTCGGCGGGGCGCTGCACCGGGCCGGCTCGCTCGTGCAGGTCGAGAAGGGCGACGCCGACGACGTGCGCCGCCGCCACCCGATCTGGACCGACGAGCAGATCGAGCTCGACGTCTCGGCGCACCGCCTCTGGGATCCGGCCTCGGCATCGGGGCTCACCGCGAAGGACGCCGCGGACGCCCCGGAGGGCTTCACCGTGCCGACGCTCGCGGTGCTCCCCGAGGACCCGCTGGGCCACGCCTCGCTCGCGTCCGTGCTGACCGGCCGCGGCGTCGAGGTGCGCACCGTCCCGGGCGCGGGAGCGTCGATCCTCCGCGAGGACCGCGCCGCACTGATCGCGGCCCTGGCCGACCGGATCTGA